The proteins below come from a single Perca flavescens isolate YP-PL-M2 chromosome 8, PFLA_1.0, whole genome shotgun sequence genomic window:
- the otogl gene encoding otogelin-like protein isoform X3: MNLKWTVKRFLLMSFSISHLLLLEGAQTRLSVAEGRLQRRANALRRKRDLLGEETYRPLLSEGSLSRSILHNYTARDASSEYCGCLNGGWCQEGGVCDCAQFQALGDRCQIIPNQGQDRDGICRSWGQNHYETFDGIYFYFPGTCSYILAQDCHSAAPQYTVWVHNSRVCDGSLYSCPRALSLFFPNEEEIHISGYQVHQGGRRLSLPQTVGGLFIERLADYLLVKSVFGFSLAWDGGSGVYLKMSEEHQGAPCGLCGNFNHLAGDDLTTSRGIRTDEPALFANSWAVDLPHERACPSVDLDFNGPCHSESDMDDAIEKCSALLFFPFLSCHENIDPNPFVASCVSDLCVSDDEETFCRALVEYTRACSHVGYPVREWRDSFPSCNDGCEESFVYRDCISCCPPTCTFEKECLGTNLHCLDGCYCPDGLILQNGTCIAVSQCPCVYHGTSYVQGHVLQQGCSVCVCMGGVWNCTENNCTVECSVIGDLFVTTFDGRMFLQPGACQYVLAKSRNSRFTVTLQYTTCTEQQVCIQSVTVVLDEDVTHQITLTREGEVIIGVNPAPVFPYVDDAVEVRKLTSVFTQLKAGIGLRLHYDGQGGRVYLQLDSQWRGQTLGLCGTFNGNLRDDFLSPAGMIEGTPQLHANAWKVSSACVAPVNLPIIDPCEMNQRNVFYASQCEVLLGSVFAPCHGYISPNIYQQQCRYQACRCGSSCLCTALAHYAYLCSKHGVNVNFRSHVSECGVVCLGGMLYHSCVSSCGRSCRALSSTETCNPDDCAEGCGCPDGSYHDNVRQRCVQLSQCHCYSMGGVSQPGEVSFSASGPCLCRNGKMECVPEEKEPDSVEVGECPEGKVYHSCTEQRGGVACAPTCRNLMLNLTCPPSTPCIPGCVCPPGLVLHHSECYFPENCPCAWLGLEYLPGETVETSCYKCVCHRGYFNCSHSPCPAVCTVYSDRHYHTFDGLEYDYNSDCQVYLLKSAGETEVSIVAQNKDCYESGIVCMKILVIHVGLTKIYFTDNSGNPSPSTVVGRGSEFELWKAGYYTVVYFSNQDLTILWDRKTTVHIRAGPQWKGLLSGLCGNFDSVTVNDMTTSSHMEVNNAQAFGDSWALGQCQSDYIVERPCEGDLGRQPYAKRECALLYSDVFAPCHNVVDVAWFYRNCLTDTCNCNRGGDCECLCTSIAAYAHKCCQQGVTIHWRSPSVCPYDCEYYNQELGDGPFSLVSAVYNDTMFGVNRTSSSVFPLVRERPGQLPSPGLLFNFMITAGLQKDRTSRVPVVSLESAERPNYFLVVSGRSRLQLERWSRGPEFNRRATFIQHQGLFLTGRTSFELVGQPGIFLTLTRTAARAQRYDTSEGFKASSSFKLEESTFVIPYRMMCEWRYQACASPCVHTCSDPDATRCHFLPPVEGCFPRCPKNMVLDEVTRRCVYKEDCVSLPPTPTPFAYVTQSNRTTTAPTTTPTTTTTTTTTTTTTTRLRTTTTTTTSTTTTRATTTSSTTVRPTTPTTTPTTPSTTSATERVSTRLTPPSSTTPAAPPTTTVSTTLTPSTPPETTTLSTTEMTPTQTTVTTGVTTTTSTATPSIVSTEATTVTPTSSPPSPTTLSSTSSPSTPTSPTITAPSPTLPATSTPPPLTSASTQPPPTTAFTPSPTSTTSVPETPTETTTTPQPTPAGTTSGIETITPTDTSTVVVTTTAPFPTTFEPTTEPSTTEIMPSPDTSPITEEASTTHPFVLPTSPCTPPYSYRIDECAELICFNGELLLHNSSLHCRYNTTQPQCSLLGLPILINTDPCCPQWQCPCRCTVMSDLRVITFDGNNVALYDNGSYILVNLPRETIIGAVEKCPTSQSVNSIRRTSPTGGTSGLCFKKLNITTSSYRIIINRLDRKVTVNYRPARLPFSRHSLYVEDTGSMYLIHTPGGVSIQWYHSTGIMVLQYITTYNASVPTRGLCGCCDGNPEDDLKLPNGTVVREVGDMVLFLQAWRVHTTDETEHTRRVGDNCTIEDCSTCLSMLRQRAFVPCHSKVPPEQFCDIMWAGDLHYKDHQCDFLAAYVAVCYTHQVCISWRRHNFCPLRCPPGKEYQPCVSTCASRTCLNTEYYEETTCSFIREECVCRSGTILHRADSPYCVTEDRCVCTDNEGNPRSPGEVWNGSARGCCLYKCMENGSVVAVEPDCNSVPTPLCEREGEYVLDVLEEGACCPKKICECNMTICDSEAPPCDNGNRLVIGYSALSCCPEYRCECDPMACHPVPVPNCREDQFLVEVRGGKSCCFSYLCVCESCLEPIPTCSHGEILAVDLNSTNSCCPQYHCVCDVNLCPESSVTCTPGLSLVQTAVPGHCCPQHHCECQCGDSSLPICQVGEVLVVVPDSSTNCDCPQHTCQKAEVCLFQGLTVLSPGQSLVQYFEGELCYTVHCLHQRDPDSGFYAMEITSVNCSQKCGPHQVYVTSIDPQVCCGSCKNVSCTFTNENGTTELFAAGSSWVENCTRYDCMETAVGAVILASGVICPPFNDTECIQNGGVVQSYVDGCCKTCKEDGKTCKRVAIRTTIRKDDCRSNAPVTVYSCDGKCPSATIFNFNINSHARFCKCCRESGLQTRSVTLYCSRNATVVEYNFQEPLDCSCQWN, encoded by the exons ATGAACTTAAAGTGGACAGTAAAACGATTTCTTCTTATGTCGTTTTCAATCTCCCACTTGCTGTTACTTGAGG GAGCTCAGACCCGACTTTCAGTGGCAGAAGGAAGACTACAGAG aagggCTAATGCACTTCGGAGGAAACGGGATCTCCTCGGGGAGGAG ACATACAGACCGCTGCTGTCGGAGGGTTCTCTCTCACGCAGCATTTTACACAACTACACAGCCAGAGATGCCTCTTCAG AATATTGCGGCTGCCTCAATGGTGGCTGGTGTCAGGAGGgcggtgtgtgtgactgtgctcAATTCCAGGCACTGGGAGACCGCTGCCAGATCA TACCTAACCAGGGCCAGGATAGGGACGGCATCTGCAGGTCGTGGGGTCAGAACCACTACGAAACATTTGATGGAATCTACTTCTACTTCCCTGGAACCTGCTCTTATATTCTGGCCCAGGACTGCCACTCAGCTGCACCACAGTACACAGTGTGG GTCCACAACAGCAGAGTGTGTGATGGGAGTTTGTATTCATGCCCAAGAGCTCTCAGTCTGTTCTTCCCAAATGAGGAGGAGATCCACATCTCTGGATATCAGGTCCACCAGGGAGGccgcag gtTAAGTCTGCCTCAGACTGTAGGCGGTCTGTTTATTGAGCGACTGGCTGATTACCTGCTGGTGAAGAGTGTGTTTGGCTTCTCTTTGGCCTGGGATGGAGGCTCGGGCGTCTACCTGAAGATGAGTGAGGAGCACCAGGGTGCCCCCTGTGGCCTATGTGGAAACTTCAACCACCTTGCTGGCGATGACCTCACCACCTCCCGTG GCATTCGGACAGATGAGCCTGCATTGTTTGCTAACAGCTGGGCAGTGGACCTGCCTCATGAGAGAGCCTGTCCCTCAGTAGACCTCGACTTCAATGGGCCCTGCCATTCTGAGTCAGACATGGAT GATGCCATAGAGAAATGCAGCGCACTTCTCTTCTTCCCATTTTTGTCCTGTCATGAAAACATTGACCCAAATCCCTTTGTGGCCAGCTGTGTGTCTGACCTCTGTGT ATCTGATGATGAGGAAACATTTTGTCGCGCTTTGGTTGAGTACACTCGAGCTTGCTCACATGTTGGATATCCAGTAAGAGAGTGGAGAGACAGCTTCCCTTCTTGTA aCGATGGCTGTGAGGAGAGTTTTGTCTATAGAGACTGTATCAGTTGTTGCCCACCCACCTGCACATTTGAGAAAGAGTGTCTGGGAACCAACTTGCATTGTCTGGATGGCTGCTACTGCCCTGATG GTCTTATCCTACAAAATGGAACATGTATCGCTGTTTCTCAGTGTCCATGTGTTTACCATGGTACATCATATGTACAAGGACATGTGCTTCAACAAGGATGTAGTGTTTG CGTGTGCATGGGAGGAGTGTGGAACTGCACTGAGAACAACTGCACAG TGGAGTGTTCGGTGATAGGTGACTTGTTTGTGACGACATTTGACGGTAGGATGTTTCTCCAGCCGGGGGCATGTCAGTACGTGCTGGCAAAGAGCCGCAACAGCCGATTCACCGTCACACTGCAATATACTACCTGTACAGAG CAGCAGGTGTGCATTCAGTCGGTGACAGTGGTGTTGGACGAAGATGTGACTCATCAAATCACTTTGACCAGAGAGGGGGAGGTGATAATTGGTGTAAACCCGGCTCCTGTCTTTCCCTATGTTGATG ATGCAGTAGAAGTGCGGaagctgacctctgtgtttaCACAGCTGAAGGCAGGGATTGGTCTGAGGCTGCATTATGATGGTCAAGGGGGGCGGGTCTATCTGCAGCTGGATAGCCAGTGGCGTGGACAGACGCTGGGCCTTTGTGGAACCTTCAATGGAAATCTTCGAGATGACTTCCT gtccCCAGCAGGTATGATAGAGGGCACTCCTCAGCTTCATGCAAACGCTTGGAAGGTTTCATCTGCTTGTGTCGCTCCAGTCAACCTGCCCATCATAGACCCATGTGAGATGAACCAGCGCAATG TGTTCTATGCCTCCCAGTGCGAGGTGCTTTTGGGGAGTGTGTTTGCCCCGTGTCATGGCTACATCAGTCCAAACATCTACCAGCAGCAGTGCCGCTACCAGGCCTGTCGTTGCGGGAGCAGCTGTTTGTGCACAGCACTGGCTCACTACGCTTACCTCTGCTCCAAACACGGAGTCAACGTTAATTTCAGATCACACGTCTCTGAATGTG GAGTGGTGTGTCTTGGAGGCATGCTGTACCACTCTTGTGTGTCGTCTTGCGGGCGGTCCTGTCGTGCTCTGTCTAGCACGGAGACGTGTAACCCTGACGACTGTGCCGAGGGGTGTGGCTGTCCAGACGGCAGTTACCATGACAATGTGCGCCAGCGCTGCGTGCAACT GTCTCAGTGTCACTGTTACTCCATGGGTGGTGTGTCACAGCCAGGGGAGGTGAGCTTCAGCGCCTCTGGCCCCTG CCTGTGCAGAAATGGGAAGATGGAGTGTGTGCCAGAGGAAAAAG AGCCAGATAGTGTAGAGGTCGGGGAGTGTCCAGAGGGGAAAGTATACCACAGCTGCACCGAGCAGAGAGGAGGCGTAGCCTGTGCACCGACCTGCCGTAACCTGATGTTGAACCTTACCTGCCCTCCCAGCACACCATGCATCCCTGGCTGTGTCTGCCCTCCTGG GCTGGTGCTGCACCATAGCGAGTGTTACTTTCCAGAGAACTGCCCCTGTGCCTGGCTGGGCCTTGAATACCTGCCTGGAGAAACTGTGGAAACATCATGCTACAAATG TGTCTGTCACCGGGGTTATTTTAACTGCAGCCACTCACCATGTCCAGCTGTGTGTACTGTCTACAGCGACAGACACTACCACACCTTCGATGGCCTCGAATATGACTACAACTCTGACTGTCAGGTCTACCTGCTTAAA AGTGCAGGAGAAACCGAGGTGTCCATTGTTGCCCAAAACAAGGACTGCTATGAGAGCGGCATTGTGTGCATGAAAATACTGGTCATTCACGTGGGACTTACCAAGATCTACTTCACAGACAACTCTGGCAACCCT AGCCCGTCCACTGTTGTAGGTCGAGGGTCAGAGTTTGAGCTTTGGAAAGCCGGCTACTACACTGTGGTCTACTTCTCCAATCAGGACCTGACCATCCTCTGGGACCGCAAGACGACTGTGCACATTAGAGCTGGACCTCAGTGGAAG gGCCTTCTCAGTGGGCTATGTGGAAATtttgacagtgtgacagtgaatGATATGACCACCTCCAGCCACATGGAAGTCAATAATGCACAGGCCTTTGGTGATAGCTGGGCCCTGGGACAG tgtcaAAGTGACTACATAGTTGAGCGACCGTGTGAAGGCGACTTAGGCAGACAGCCGTACGCCAAGAGGGAGTGTGCTCTCCTCTACAGCGATGTCTTTGCACCCTGTCACAACGTG GTGGATGTGGCCTGGTTCTATAGGAACTGCCTGACAGACACTTGCAATTGTAACCGTGGGGGAGACTGTGAGTGTCTCTGTACATCCATCGCTGCATATGCACACAAATGCTGTCAACAGGGTGTCACAATACACTGGAGATCACCCTCTGTCTGTc CCTACGATTGTGAATACTATAATCAAG AGCTAGGCGACGGCCCATTTTCCTTGGTGAGTGCTGTTTATAATGACACCATGTTTGGAGTGAATCGCACCAGCagctcagtgtttcctctgGTGAGAGAGAGACCAGGGCAGTTGCCTTCCCCAGGCTTACTGTTCAACTTCATGATCACAGCAGGCTTGCAGAAGGACAGAACATCAC GTGTCCCTGTGGTGTCACTGGAGTCTGCAGAGAGGCCAAATTATTTCCTTGTCGTGTCGGGACGCAGCCGTCTTCAGTTGGAGCGCTGGAGTCGAGGTCCCGAGTTTAATCGCAGGGCAACCTTTATCCAGCACCAGGGACTGTTTCTGACAGGTCGCACCTCATTCGAGCTTGTCGGTCAACCTGGAATCTTTCTGACACTGACACGCACTGCTGCACGAGCTCAGAGATATGACACCTCAGAGGGCTTCAAAGCCAGCAGCAGCTTCAAACTGGAgg AGAGCACTTTTGTGATACCCTATCGTATGATGTGTGAGTGGCGCTACCAGGCCTGTGCCAGCCCTTGTGTCCACACGTGCAGTGACCCAGATGCCACCCGCTGCCACTTCCTGCCTCC tgtgGAGGGCTGCTTCCCACGTTGTCCCAAGAACATGGTCCTTGATGAAGTCACTCGAAGATGTGTCTACAAAGAGGACT GTGTGTCTCTTCCCCCAACTCCGACACCCTTTGCATATGTGACGCAGTCGAACAGAACTACGACAGCACCAACAACAACTCCAACTACAACCACAACCACTACGacgactactactactaccacaagGCTGAGaaccacaaccaccaccaccacatccACCACTACCACAAGAGCAACAACTACCTCCTCCACTACTGTAAGGCCCACAACCCCCACTACCACTCCCACTACTCCCAGTACAACATCAGCCACTGAGCGTGTCAGCACTCGGCTCACGCCTCCTTCATCTAcaactcctgctgctcctcccaCCACTACTGTTTCTACCACACTCACTCCCTCAACCCCGCCAGAGACAACTACTCTCAGCACGACTGAGATGACCCCCACTCAAACTACGGTAACCACAGGGGTCACTACAACCACCAGCACAGCAACACCCTCCATTGTATCCACTGAGGCTACTACAGTCACCCCGACTTCTTCTCCTCCATCCCCTACTACTCTTTCTTCCACCTCCTCGCCCTCCACTCCTACCTCCCCCACCATTACCGCACCATCGCCAACATTACCAGCAACTTCCACCCCACCTCCTCTAACCTCCGCCTCCACTCAGCCACCACCCACCACAGCCTTCACCCCTTCCCCCACCTCTACCACCTCTGTACCTGAAACGCCCACCGAAACCACAACCACTCCTCAGCCTACACCCGCAGGTACAACCAGCGGCATAGAGACCATCACGCCAACAGACACCTCAACAGTTGTTGTGACAACCACAGCACCATTTCCTACAACCTTCGAGCCCACTACTGAGCCAAGTACCACAGAAATAATGCCAAGCCCTGACACCTCTCCGATAACAGAGGAAGCATCAACCACGCATCCCTTCGTCTTGCCCACTTCTCCTTGCACA CCTCCGTACTCCTACCGCATCGATGAGTGTGCTGAGCTGATCTGTTTTAATGGAGAGCTGCTGCTTCACAACTCCTCTCTACACTGTCGCTACAACACCACCCAGCCCCAGTGCAGTCTGTTGGGCCTGCCCATCCTCATCAACACAGACCCCTGCTGTCCACAGTGGCAGTGCCCCT GTCGCTGCACTGTGATGTCAGACCTGCGAGTTATCACATTCGATGGCAACAATGTGGCCCTGTATGATAACGGCTCTTACATCCTGGTTAATCTGCCCAGAGAGACTATTATTGGCGCCGTGGAAAAATGTCCCACCAGCCAG agTGTAAACTCCATCAGACGAACT AGTCCTACAGGTGGAACATCTGGTCTGTGTTTTAAGAAGCTGAACATTACTACCTCCTCCTACAGAATCATTATCAACCGACTGGATCGCAAG GTGACAGTAAACTACAGACCTGCGAGACTTCCATTCTCCCGTCACTCTCTTTATGTGGAAGACACAGGCAGCATGTACCTGATCCACACACCTGGCGGGGTTAGCATACAATGGTATCACAGCACCGGCATCATGGTACTGCAGTACATCACTACTTATAATGCATCTGTGCCCACTCGAGGCCTGTGTG GTTGTTGTGATGGCAACCCAGAAGACGACCTGAAGCTGCCCAATGGTACAGTGGTCAGAGAGGTGGGAGACATGGTGCTCTTCCTGCAGGCTTGGAGAGTCCACACCACTGATGAAACCGAACACACACGCAGAGTCGGAGACAACTGCACCATCGAGGACTGCTCCACCTGTCTCTCCATGCTCCGCCAGAGAGCCTTCGTGCCATGCCACAGCAAG gtCCCTCCGGAGCAGTTCTGCGACATCATGTGGGCGGGGGACCTGCACTACAAGGATCACCAGTGTGACTTCCTGGCGGCGTACGTGGCGGTCTGCTACACACATCAAGTCTGCATCAGCTGGAGAAGACACAACTTCTGCC CATTGCGGTGTCCCCCTGGAAAGGAGTATCAGCCATGTGTGAGCACCTGCGCCAGCCGCACCTGTCTGAACACAGAGTACTACGAGGAGACCACCTGCTCCTTCATcagagaggagtgtgtgtgccgCAGTGGAACCATCCTGCACCGTGCTGACTCCCCTTACTGTGTAACTGAGGATCGCTGTG TGTGCACAGATAATGAGGGTAACCCTCGGTCCCCGGGCGAGGTGTGGAATGGCTCTGCTCGCGGCTGCTGTCTGTACAAGTGTATGGAGAATGGCTCTGTGGTGGCCGTGGAGCCAGACTGCAACTCTGTCCCTACACCGCTGTGTGAGAGGGAAGGAGAGTACGTACTGGATGTGTTGGAAGAAGGAGCCTGCTGCCCGAAGAAGATATGTG AGTGCAACATGACCATCTGTGACAGCGAAGCTCCACCTTGTGATAATGGGAACCGGCTAGTGATTGGCTACAGCGCTCTGTCCTGCTGCCCAGAGTACAGATGTG AGTGTGACCCCATGGCATGCCATCCTGTGCCTGTCCCCAACTGCAGGGAAGATCAGTTCCTAGTGGAGGTCAGGGGGGGGAAATCCTGCTGCTTCTCTTACCTGTGTG TGTGTGAGTCATGTCTTGAACCCATTCCAACTTGTTCACATGGAGAAATTCTGGCCGTGGATCTAAACTCCACCAACAGTTGCTGCCCACAGTACCATTGTG TGTGTGATGTCAACCTGTGCCCTGAATCATCTGTGACCTGTACACCTGGTCTCTCTTTGGTTCAAACTGCTGTCCCTGGACATTGCTGCCCGCAGCACCACTGTG AATGCCAATGTGGGGACAGCTCTCTCCCCATCTGCCAGGTG GGGGAAGTGCTGGTCGTGGTTCCAGACAGCAGCACCAACTGTGACTGTCCTCAGCATACATGCC agaAGGCAGAGGTGTGTCTTTTCCAAGGGCTAACAGTGCTGAGCCCAGGCCAGTCTCTGGTTCAGTACTTTGAAGGAGAGCTGTGTTACACTGTCCACTGCCTGCATCAAAGAGATCCAGACTCTGGCTTCTACGCAATGGAAATTACCTCTGTCAACTGCTCCCAAAAATGTGGGCCA CACCAGGTGTATGTAACCTCCATAGACCCTCAGGTGTGCTGCGGCTCCTGTAAAAATGTCTCCTGTACTTTTACCAACGAAAACGGGACAACAGAGCTTTTCGCT GCAGGGAGTTCCTGGGTGGAGAACTGTACACGTTATGATTGCATGGAAACAGCAGTGGGAGCGGTGATACTTGCCTCTGGAGTGATTTGCCCGCCTTTCAATGACACAGAGTGTATTCAG AATGGCGGGGTGGTTCAGAGCTATGTGGACGGTTGCTGCAAGACAT GTAAAGAGGATGGTAAGACATGCAAACGTGTGGCCATTCGGACTACCATTAGAAAAGATGACTGCAGGAGCAATGCACCG GTAACAGTCTATTCTTGTGATGGGAAATGCCCGTCTGCCACCATATTCAACTTTAACATCAACAGTCACGCCCGGTTCTGTAAGTGCTGCCGCGAGAGTGGACTACAAACTCGCTCCGTCACACTCTACTGCTCTCGCAACGCCACAGTCGTTGAGTACAACTTTCAAGAGCCTCTGGACTGTTCCTGCCAATGGAACTAA